In the genome of Microbacterium saperdae, one region contains:
- a CDS encoding ACP S-malonyltransferase has translation MIVVVCPGQGSQTPGFLSPWLELDGVADRLAAFSEAAEVDLHAHGTVSDADTIRDTRVAQPLIVAASLIAADALRAHGGRTADGIAGHSVGEIAALVGSGVIDAETGMRLVGIRGRAMADAAAQTPTGMSAVLGGDEELILARLAELDLSPANYNGGGQLVVAGALPALAALSEEPVKGSRVIPLEVAGAFHTGYMASAVAALRDAVATVTPADPQVTLWTNRDGSVVSDGTQALSYLIDQVSSPVRWDKCMTSFADHGITGLIELAPAGALTGLAKRGLRGVPTVAVKTPEDLDAAVALLNGEAA, from the coding sequence GTGATTGTCGTCGTCTGCCCTGGTCAGGGCTCGCAGACCCCCGGTTTCCTCTCCCCTTGGCTGGAGCTCGACGGTGTGGCTGATCGCCTCGCTGCCTTCTCCGAGGCCGCAGAGGTAGATCTCCACGCGCACGGCACAGTGTCGGACGCCGACACGATCCGCGACACGCGGGTCGCCCAACCGTTGATCGTCGCTGCATCTCTGATCGCGGCCGATGCTCTCCGTGCCCACGGCGGCCGCACGGCCGACGGCATCGCCGGCCACTCGGTGGGTGAGATCGCCGCTCTCGTCGGCAGCGGCGTCATCGATGCCGAGACCGGAATGCGTCTGGTGGGCATCCGCGGACGCGCGATGGCGGACGCCGCCGCGCAGACGCCGACCGGCATGAGCGCCGTGCTGGGCGGAGATGAGGAGCTCATCCTCGCGCGACTCGCCGAGCTCGACCTCTCCCCCGCCAACTACAACGGCGGCGGCCAGCTCGTCGTCGCCGGCGCACTCCCGGCTCTGGCCGCGCTGTCCGAAGAACCGGTCAAGGGCTCGCGCGTCATCCCGCTGGAGGTCGCCGGCGCCTTCCACACCGGCTACATGGCCTCCGCCGTCGCCGCGCTGCGCGATGCCGTCGCCACCGTCACGCCGGCCGATCCGCAGGTCACGCTGTGGACGAACCGCGACGGCTCCGTCGTCTCCGACGGCACGCAGGCGCTGTCGTACCTGATCGACCAGGTGTCGTCGCCGGTGCGCTGGGACAAGTGCATGACCTCCTTCGCCGACCACGGCATCACCGGGCTCATCGAACTGGCCCCGGCCGGCGCGCTGACCGGTCTCGCCAAGCGCGGCCTGCGTGGCGTGCCGACGGTCGCCGTGAAGACCCCCGAAGACCTCGACGCAGCCGTCGCGCTGCTGAACGGAGAAGCCGCATGA
- a CDS encoding PucR family transcriptional regulator, with translation MDKTATLTWLRRISGDIASVTIKRLEDTLPWYADMPPARRSAVGLVAQAGITSFIQWYEDPTSTPWIAADIFAAAPRELLRSVSLQQTLQLIRVTVEVTEERVAGRGDDLREAILLYSRDVAFAAADVYARAAEARGLWDARLEALVVDSILTGEADEELPSRIAALGWHGHGEVAVLVGTTPPQFDVDQVRRTARKLAVDVLIGVQGSRLVLVLGRARIAGQEDEEDEDELGFLEIATRLEPSFGPGYVVLGPAVAALVDASQSARAALAGFAVARAWRSAPRPVEADDLLPERALAGDPLAKQTLIERIFRPLQAHSTDLVTTLWSYLDNGRSLEATARELFVHPNTVRYRLKRVSEVIGWDATGPREALILQTALILGSIGAAEQGRRRPALRRPPR, from the coding sequence ATGGACAAGACCGCGACGCTCACCTGGCTGCGCCGGATCTCCGGTGACATCGCCTCGGTGACGATCAAGCGGTTGGAGGACACCCTCCCCTGGTACGCCGACATGCCGCCGGCCCGACGCTCTGCCGTCGGGCTGGTGGCTCAGGCCGGCATCACCTCGTTCATCCAGTGGTACGAAGACCCCACCTCGACTCCGTGGATCGCGGCGGACATCTTCGCCGCGGCTCCCCGGGAACTGTTGCGCAGCGTCAGCCTCCAGCAGACGCTGCAGCTGATCCGCGTGACGGTCGAGGTGACCGAGGAGCGCGTCGCCGGCCGTGGCGATGATCTCCGCGAGGCGATCCTGCTCTACTCGCGCGACGTCGCCTTCGCTGCCGCCGATGTCTACGCCCGTGCGGCCGAGGCCCGCGGCCTCTGGGATGCACGACTGGAAGCACTGGTCGTCGACTCGATCCTCACCGGTGAAGCCGATGAGGAACTCCCCAGCCGCATCGCCGCCCTCGGATGGCACGGCCACGGCGAAGTCGCCGTCCTGGTCGGCACGACTCCCCCGCAGTTCGATGTCGATCAGGTGCGCCGCACCGCCCGCAAGCTCGCGGTCGACGTGTTGATCGGCGTGCAGGGATCCCGCCTGGTGCTGGTCCTCGGACGCGCCAGGATCGCCGGGCAGGAAGACGAGGAAGACGAGGACGAGCTCGGCTTCCTCGAGATCGCGACGCGCCTCGAGCCCTCGTTCGGCCCCGGTTACGTCGTGCTCGGACCCGCTGTCGCCGCACTGGTCGACGCGAGTCAGAGTGCGCGCGCGGCCCTCGCCGGATTCGCCGTCGCCCGCGCCTGGCGCAGTGCTCCGCGCCCGGTCGAGGCCGATGATCTGCTGCCGGAGCGCGCCCTCGCCGGCGACCCGCTGGCCAAGCAGACTCTCATCGAGCGGATCTTCCGTCCCCTCCAGGCCCACTCCACCGATCTGGTGACGACGCTGTGGAGCTATCTCGACAACGGCCGCTCCCTGGAAGCCACGGCTCGCGAGCTGTTCGTGCACCCCAACACGGTGCGCTACCGGCTCAAGCGCGTCAGCGAGGTCATCGGCTGGGACGCCACCGGGCCTCGCGAAGCACTCATCCTGCAGACCGCTCTGATCCTCGGGTCGATCGGCGCCGCGGAGCAGGGGCGCCGCCGACCGGCGCTGCGACGCCCGCCCCGCTGA
- the aceE gene encoding pyruvate dehydrogenase (acetyl-transferring), homodimeric type, with product MTVHDQDPYSQGPQDSDPEETGEWQQSLDELVDAKGHGRGREIMLSLLKRSKELHLGVPMVPTTDYINTIASENEPEFPGDEEIERRYRAWIRWNAAITVHRAQRPGIGVGGHISTYASSAALYEVGFNHFFKGADNPGGGDQIFIQGHASPGTYARSFLEGRLSEDQLDGFRQEKSHAPYGIPSYPHPRLMPDYWQFPTVSMGLGPINAIYQAMSNKYIENRGIKDTSQSHVWAFLGDGEMDEVESRGQLQVAANEGLDNLTFVVNCNLQRLDGPVRGNGKIVQELESFFRGAGWNVIKVVWGREWDDLLARDTEGALLNLMNVTPDGDYQTFKAESGAYVREHFFGRDERAAALVKDYSDDDIWNLKRGGHDYRKVYAAFKAATEHKGKPTVILAKTVKGYGLGPQFEGRNATHQMKKMTLDNLKTFRDAMHIPITDAQLEENPYLPPYYNPGAQDETIQYMLERRQALGGFLPERRSTHVGLSLPDDAAYALPKKGSGTQEIATTMAFVRLLKDLLRSKDFGHRIVPIIPDEARTFGLDAYFPTAKIYNPNGQHYTSVDRELLLAYKESPQGQIVHVGINEAGALAAFTAAGTSYATHGEPLIPIYIFYSMFGFQRTGDAQWAAGDQMARGFIMGATAGRTTLTGEGLQHADGHSHLLAATNPATVSYDPAYGYEIAHIVRSGLERMYGGEHEDPNVMYYITLYNEPLVMPAEPADVDVDGIVRGIHRISTGEGEGPRAQLFASGVGVPWVLEAQQLLKDDWGVVADVWSVTSWTELRRDGLAADEHNFLHPEAEPRTAYLTQKLQGAEGPVVAVSDYMHAVQDQIRPWVPQRFATLGADGFGFSDTRAAARRFFKIDGPSVVVRTLQSLAEDGVVDRSLAAQAIEKYRLHDVNAGTSGNAGGES from the coding sequence GTGACTGTGCACGACCAGGATCCGTATTCCCAGGGCCCCCAAGACAGCGATCCGGAAGAGACCGGCGAGTGGCAGCAGTCGCTCGATGAGCTGGTGGATGCCAAGGGCCACGGCCGTGGCCGCGAGATCATGCTCAGCCTGCTCAAGCGCTCCAAGGAGCTGCACCTGGGCGTGCCGATGGTCCCGACGACGGACTACATCAACACCATCGCGTCCGAGAACGAGCCGGAGTTCCCCGGCGACGAGGAGATCGAGCGCCGCTACCGCGCCTGGATCCGCTGGAACGCCGCGATCACGGTCCACCGCGCGCAGCGCCCCGGCATCGGCGTCGGCGGCCATATCTCCACCTACGCGTCCTCGGCCGCGCTGTACGAGGTCGGCTTCAACCACTTCTTCAAGGGTGCGGACAACCCCGGCGGTGGAGACCAGATCTTCATCCAGGGCCACGCCTCCCCCGGGACCTACGCACGCTCCTTCCTCGAAGGACGCCTGAGCGAGGACCAGCTCGACGGGTTCCGTCAGGAGAAGTCGCACGCGCCGTACGGCATCCCCTCGTACCCGCACCCGCGCCTCATGCCGGACTACTGGCAGTTCCCGACCGTGTCGATGGGTCTCGGACCGATCAACGCCATCTACCAGGCGATGTCGAACAAGTACATCGAGAACCGTGGCATCAAGGACACCTCGCAGTCGCACGTCTGGGCCTTCCTCGGCGATGGCGAGATGGACGAGGTCGAGAGCCGGGGTCAGCTCCAGGTCGCGGCCAACGAGGGTCTCGACAACCTCACCTTCGTCGTGAACTGCAACCTGCAGCGCCTCGACGGCCCGGTGCGAGGAAACGGCAAGATCGTCCAGGAGCTGGAGTCGTTCTTCCGCGGCGCCGGTTGGAACGTCATCAAGGTGGTCTGGGGCCGCGAGTGGGACGACCTTCTCGCCCGCGACACCGAGGGCGCACTGCTCAACCTGATGAACGTCACCCCCGACGGTGACTACCAGACCTTCAAGGCCGAGTCCGGCGCATACGTCCGCGAGCACTTCTTCGGCCGCGACGAGCGCGCCGCAGCGCTGGTCAAGGATTACTCCGACGACGACATCTGGAACCTCAAGCGCGGTGGACACGACTACCGCAAGGTCTACGCCGCGTTCAAGGCAGCGACCGAGCACAAAGGCAAGCCCACCGTCATCCTGGCGAAGACCGTCAAGGGCTACGGCCTCGGTCCGCAGTTCGAGGGCCGCAACGCGACCCACCAGATGAAGAAGATGACGCTGGACAACCTCAAGACGTTCCGCGACGCGATGCACATCCCGATCACGGATGCGCAGCTCGAGGAGAACCCGTACCTGCCCCCGTACTACAACCCGGGCGCGCAGGACGAGACGATCCAGTACATGCTCGAGCGCCGCCAGGCGCTGGGCGGCTTCCTCCCGGAGCGCCGCTCGACGCACGTCGGCCTGTCGCTTCCGGATGACGCCGCGTACGCCCTCCCCAAGAAGGGCTCCGGCACCCAGGAGATCGCCACCACGATGGCGTTCGTCCGACTGCTCAAGGATCTGCTGCGTTCGAAGGACTTCGGCCACCGCATCGTGCCGATCATCCCGGACGAGGCGCGCACGTTCGGTCTGGACGCGTACTTCCCGACGGCGAAGATCTACAACCCGAACGGCCAGCACTACACCTCGGTCGACCGTGAGCTGCTCCTCGCCTACAAGGAGAGCCCGCAGGGCCAGATCGTGCACGTCGGCATCAACGAGGCGGGCGCTCTCGCCGCCTTCACGGCCGCCGGTACCTCGTACGCCACGCACGGCGAACCGCTGATCCCGATCTACATCTTCTACTCGATGTTCGGCTTCCAGCGCACCGGCGACGCCCAGTGGGCTGCCGGAGACCAGATGGCCCGCGGGTTCATCATGGGCGCCACCGCCGGTCGCACGACGCTCACCGGCGAAGGCCTGCAGCATGCCGACGGCCACTCGCACCTGCTCGCCGCCACCAACCCGGCGACGGTCTCGTACGACCCGGCGTACGGCTACGAGATCGCGCACATCGTGCGTTCCGGTCTCGAGCGCATGTACGGCGGAGAGCACGAAGACCCGAACGTGATGTACTACATCACGCTCTACAACGAGCCTCTCGTCATGCCTGCCGAGCCGGCGGATGTCGACGTCGACGGCATCGTGCGCGGCATCCACCGCATCTCGACCGGTGAGGGCGAAGGCCCCCGCGCCCAGCTGTTCGCCTCCGGTGTCGGTGTGCCGTGGGTCCTCGAGGCCCAGCAGCTGCTGAAGGACGACTGGGGCGTCGTCGCCGACGTGTGGTCGGTCACCTCGTGGACCGAGCTGCGCCGCGACGGCCTCGCCGCCGACGAGCACAACTTCCTGCACCCTGAGGCCGAGCCGCGCACCGCGTACCTGACGCAGAAGCTGCAGGGCGCAGAAGGTCCGGTCGTCGCGGTCAGCGACTACATGCACGCGGTGCAGGACCAGATCCGTCCGTGGGTGCCGCAGCGCTTCGCGACGCTGGGTGCAGATGGCTTCGGCTTCTCCGACACCCGTGCCGCCGCGCGTCGCTTCTTCAAGATCGACGGCCCCTCGGTCGTCGTGCGCACCCTGCAGTCGCTCGCTGAGGATGGCGTCGTGGACCGTTCGCTCGCCGCACAGGCGATCGAGAAGTACCGTCTGCACGACGTCAACGCCGGCACCAGCGGCAACGCAGGTGGCGAAAGCTGA
- a CDS encoding epoxide hydrolase family protein, protein MADIRPFHLRVDSDTLTDLRRRLRSARLLPDSPGHPLAGMNADYLRELVTAWREFDWPARERWLDAHPQFIADVSGDQLHFVHLRADRPDAPAILVMHGWPHTFALQLAFADLLRDFHVVLPSFPGFAFSPPYADGAFHETRLADTMHTLMTETLGYDTYLTYGEDISANVSDLIAARHPESVAGIVVTHAHFPTSEERELLEADDAVAFFTRLADESYDTRGYDHVQSTRPDTLAAALNDSPVGLLSWLVEKHVEWSDTPVAHPSAVERRLSRDRILTEATIYWSTQSIATSFRPYYEAPDVATPIPPVEVPAAVLIQTHEHDYPESLAREFYRDLRVFDRLPEGGHFTAAEVPEELADRVRSFAQEIGALPEHREPSDEVGPAGIEPTTSTV, encoded by the coding sequence ATGGCAGACATCCGCCCGTTCCACCTCAGGGTCGACAGCGACACACTCACCGACCTGAGACGACGCCTGCGCAGCGCTCGCCTCCTGCCCGATTCCCCCGGCCATCCCCTCGCGGGGATGAACGCCGACTACCTGCGCGAGCTGGTGACGGCGTGGCGGGAGTTCGACTGGCCGGCGCGCGAGCGCTGGCTCGACGCGCATCCGCAGTTCATCGCCGATGTCTCGGGCGATCAGCTGCACTTCGTCCATCTCCGCGCCGATAGGCCCGACGCACCCGCGATCCTCGTGATGCACGGGTGGCCGCACACGTTCGCCCTGCAACTCGCATTCGCCGACCTGCTGCGCGACTTCCACGTGGTTCTGCCCAGCTTCCCGGGTTTCGCCTTCTCTCCCCCTTACGCGGACGGAGCATTCCACGAGACCCGCCTGGCCGACACGATGCATACGCTGATGACCGAGACACTCGGCTATGACACGTACCTGACCTACGGCGAAGACATCTCGGCGAACGTGAGCGACCTGATCGCGGCGCGACATCCGGAGTCCGTCGCGGGGATCGTCGTCACTCACGCCCACTTCCCGACCTCGGAGGAGCGGGAACTGCTCGAGGCAGACGACGCGGTCGCCTTCTTCACCCGACTCGCCGATGAGTCCTACGACACGCGCGGCTACGACCACGTGCAGTCGACCAGGCCCGACACCCTGGCCGCCGCGCTCAATGACTCGCCGGTGGGGCTCCTCTCATGGCTCGTCGAGAAGCACGTCGAATGGTCGGATACACCCGTGGCGCACCCCTCCGCGGTCGAGCGGCGTCTCTCGCGAGACCGGATCCTGACCGAGGCCACGATCTACTGGTCGACGCAGTCGATCGCCACATCCTTCCGCCCCTACTACGAGGCACCCGATGTCGCCACACCGATCCCTCCCGTGGAGGTGCCGGCCGCCGTGCTCATCCAGACGCACGAGCACGACTATCCCGAGTCCCTCGCCCGCGAGTTCTACCGCGACCTGCGCGTCTTCGACAGGCTGCCCGAGGGCGGGCACTTCACCGCCGCCGAGGTCCCGGAGGAACTGGCCGACCGCGTCCGTTCGTTCGCGCAGGAGATCGGCGCGCTTCCGGAACATCGAGAGCCGAGTGATGAGGTGGGCCCTGCCGGGATCGAACCGACGACATCCACGGTGTAA
- a CDS encoding sigma-70 family RNA polymerase sigma factor — protein MLRHSDLPADSGAPADASATPDRLARDNMALATFLALEKARTAEHVDLDDLMSAARWGLARAALTYEPERGIPFGAFARTQINWAMLSEMRKADPAGERGRDKIELIRAAADAVLARTGRAATVAELAKESGIDAGAVAEMLHLDSMVRTATSFEEHFDLESGRQAVDLTDSIILPEHAVEQNETRTMLLRVLDALPLAMQRVIRGIYVEDRMVKDLADEMAVSHAYVSKLRTRGLALMREAMDAWENGTSGDRSTSAKAEFFGVLFGPVPAPAPTRTGDLLPAL, from the coding sequence TTGCTGCGTCATTCTGACCTTCCCGCTGATTCCGGCGCACCCGCCGACGCATCCGCAACCCCCGATCGTCTGGCCAGGGACAACATGGCCCTGGCGACATTCCTCGCGTTGGAGAAGGCGAGAACCGCCGAGCACGTCGACCTCGACGATCTGATGTCCGCGGCGCGCTGGGGCCTCGCCCGCGCGGCGCTGACCTATGAGCCCGAACGCGGCATCCCGTTCGGCGCATTCGCCCGCACCCAGATCAACTGGGCGATGCTGTCCGAGATGCGCAAGGCCGACCCGGCTGGGGAACGCGGCCGCGACAAGATCGAGCTGATCCGCGCGGCGGCAGACGCCGTGCTCGCCCGGACCGGCCGCGCGGCGACGGTCGCCGAGCTCGCCAAGGAGTCGGGGATCGACGCCGGTGCCGTCGCCGAGATGCTGCATCTCGATTCCATGGTGCGCACCGCGACCAGCTTCGAGGAGCATTTCGATCTCGAATCCGGTCGGCAGGCCGTCGACCTCACCGACAGCATCATCCTTCCCGAGCATGCCGTGGAACAGAACGAGACGCGGACCATGCTGCTGCGGGTGCTCGACGCACTCCCTCTGGCGATGCAGCGCGTGATCCGGGGCATCTACGTCGAAGACCGCATGGTCAAGGACCTCGCCGATGAGATGGCGGTCAGCCACGCTTACGTCTCGAAGCTGCGCACCCGCGGCCTCGCTCTGATGCGCGAAGCCATGGACGCCTGGGAGAACGGCACCTCCGGCGACCGTTCCACCAGTGCGAAGGCGGAGTTCTTCGGTGTGCTGTTCGGGCCCGTACCCGCGCCGGCACCGACGCGGACCGGAGACCTCCTCCCGGCGCTCTGA
- a CDS encoding flagellin N-terminal helical domain-containing protein: MGLQIATNVSALNSYRNLSANQNDVSKSLEKLSSGLRINRAADDAAGLAISEGLRSQVNGLNVAARNAQDGISVIQTAEGALTEVHSILQRVRDLAVQAGSDSNNVDSRKAITTEVTQLVDELTRISDTTNFNGIKLLDASAGAATNGVLSFQVGADGAASSQITVNLGSADIKTLAANLKTAIVTTDGFATPTLAAATITTVDTAIKSVSSARADLGAVQNRFESTINSLQVSAENLSAAKSRIADTDMAAEMVKYTAANILQQAGTAMLAQANQSGQGVLQLLR, encoded by the coding sequence ATGGGTCTTCAGATCGCAACCAACGTCAGTGCGCTCAACTCGTACCGCAACCTGTCCGCCAACCAGAACGACGTCTCGAAGTCGCTCGAGAAGCTCTCGAGCGGCCTGCGCATCAACCGCGCAGCCGACGACGCCGCCGGCCTGGCCATCTCCGAGGGCCTGCGTTCGCAGGTCAACGGCCTGAACGTCGCAGCCCGCAACGCTCAGGACGGCATCTCGGTCATCCAGACCGCTGAAGGTGCACTGACCGAGGTCCACTCGATCCTGCAGCGTGTCCGCGACCTCGCGGTCCAGGCAGGTTCTGACTCCAACAACGTCGACTCCCGCAAGGCGATCACCACCGAGGTGACCCAGCTGGTCGACGAGCTCACCCGCATCTCCGACACCACGAACTTCAACGGCATCAAGCTGCTGGATGCTTCCGCCGGTGCGGCGACCAACGGCGTGCTGAGCTTCCAGGTCGGCGCTGACGGTGCTGCCTCGAGCCAGATCACGGTGAACCTCGGTTCCGCCGACATCAAGACGCTCGCGGCGAACCTCAAGACCGCCATCGTCACCACCGACGGATTCGCCACCCCCACCCTGGCGGCGGCGACCATCACGACGGTCGACACGGCGATCAAGAGCGTCTCGTCGGCTCGCGCCGACCTCGGTGCGGTGCAGAACCGCTTCGAGTCGACGATCAACTCGCTGCAGGTCTCGGCGGAGAACCTGTCGGCGGCCAAGAGCCGTATCGCCGACACCGACATGGCAGCCGAGATGGTCAAGTACACCGCTGCGAACATCCTGCAGCAGGCCGGCACCGCCATGCTCGCTCAGGCGAACCAGTCGGGCCAGGGCGTCCTGCAGCTGCTCCGTTGA
- the fliD gene encoding flagellar filament capping protein FliD, which translates to MKLDGLVSGLKTDELITALMDVAAIPKKLITNKITDRGAIITNLQSLNKTLQDLVTKAKTAAGATSLAAFTATASSESVTVTAGAKASAFSTSIVVDAVASAHSVITAAAGAEAWGGEFTLVASDGTPKAITPSGTSPQDLAKAINAAKAGVTATVVPAGTDADGKPLSRIQLTAAETGADGAFTLHRGTPADVAAGTAPDISAEAGAALLKQGADARIRLFAGTAAEQTLTSARNTINIGEDIDVTVTQASADPVVVSVALDAKAQTTKAETFVKEIAALLTRIDNGSKATIGAVGEKTTLGVFTGDSTVRNLRTALADAVQYPVDGVSPSTIGISISDKGVLSFDAEKFASALAEDPEKAQAVFSGLSGRLQEVSNKYSDKYDGLLTQRITGQESEVKTLKTQVERWDIRLEQRRATLERTYSQLEVQLSKLQSQSSWLSSQLAGLSSTSSSS; encoded by the coding sequence ATGAAACTCGACGGACTGGTATCCGGGCTCAAGACCGACGAGCTCATCACCGCGCTGATGGACGTCGCGGCGATCCCGAAGAAGCTGATCACGAACAAGATCACCGACCGCGGGGCCATCATCACCAACCTGCAGTCATTGAACAAGACGCTCCAGGACCTCGTCACGAAGGCGAAGACCGCAGCGGGCGCCACGTCGCTGGCAGCATTCACCGCGACGGCGTCGTCCGAGAGCGTGACCGTCACGGCGGGGGCCAAGGCCAGCGCCTTCTCGACCAGCATCGTCGTGGACGCCGTCGCGTCAGCGCACTCCGTCATCACCGCGGCCGCCGGCGCCGAAGCCTGGGGCGGGGAGTTCACGCTCGTCGCCTCCGATGGCACCCCGAAGGCGATCACCCCGTCCGGGACCAGCCCGCAGGACCTCGCCAAGGCGATCAACGCCGCCAAGGCCGGGGTGACGGCCACGGTCGTCCCCGCAGGAACGGATGCCGACGGCAAGCCGCTCTCGCGCATCCAGCTCACCGCCGCAGAGACCGGAGCAGATGGCGCCTTCACGCTCCACCGGGGAACGCCCGCGGATGTCGCGGCCGGCACTGCTCCCGACATCTCCGCTGAGGCAGGAGCGGCGCTCCTGAAGCAGGGTGCCGATGCCCGCATCCGTCTGTTCGCCGGCACCGCTGCCGAGCAGACCCTGACCAGCGCCCGCAACACGATCAACATCGGCGAAGACATCGACGTCACCGTCACCCAGGCGAGCGCCGACCCCGTGGTGGTGTCCGTGGCGCTCGACGCCAAGGCTCAGACGACGAAGGCCGAGACGTTCGTCAAGGAGATCGCTGCGCTGCTCACCCGTATCGACAACGGCTCCAAGGCCACGATCGGTGCCGTGGGGGAGAAGACCACGCTCGGCGTGTTCACGGGCGACAGCACGGTGCGCAACCTCCGCACGGCTCTGGCCGACGCCGTGCAGTACCCGGTCGACGGCGTCTCTCCCTCGACCATCGGCATCTCGATCAGCGACAAAGGAGTGCTCTCGTTCGACGCCGAGAAGTTCGCTTCCGCGCTGGCAGAGGATCCCGAGAAGGCACAGGCCGTGTTCTCGGGTCTCTCCGGTCGCCTGCAGGAGGTGTCGAACAAGTACTCGGACAAGTACGACGGTCTGCTCACCCAGAGGATCACCGGCCAGGAGTCCGAGGTCAAGACGCTCAAGACCCAGGTGGAGCGCTGGGACATCCGACTCGAGCAGCGCAGGGCCACACTCGAGCGCACATACTCCCAGCTGGAGGTCCAGCTCTCCAAACTGCAGTCGCAGTCGTCCTGGCTCTCCTCTCAGCTCGCCGGTCTCAGCAGCACGTCATCGTCGTCCTGA
- the fliS gene encoding flagellar export chaperone FliS has translation MSLTSLARAKQQYLEQQVASASPERLLTMLYDRLLVDVDRAAASQDAADWTAAGSHLTHAQQIVAELSGSLTDAWDGAGELRAVYTYLTGRLISANISRDRAITTECRDLIAPLRDAWHQAASATAATAPAPSSALA, from the coding sequence ATGTCCCTCACCTCCCTCGCACGCGCCAAGCAGCAATACCTGGAGCAGCAGGTCGCCTCGGCGTCTCCCGAGCGTCTCCTCACGATGCTCTACGACCGGCTGCTCGTGGACGTCGACCGGGCAGCCGCCTCGCAGGACGCCGCGGACTGGACGGCGGCCGGGAGCCATCTGACCCATGCCCAGCAGATCGTCGCGGAGCTGAGCGGGTCGCTCACCGACGCCTGGGACGGAGCGGGGGAGCTGCGTGCGGTCTACACCTATCTCACCGGACGCCTGATCTCGGCGAACATCTCCCGCGATCGCGCGATCACCACCGAGTGCCGTGACCTCATCGCCCCCCTTCGCGACGCCTGGCACCAGGCCGCTTCGGCGACCGCGGCGACCGCTCCGGCGCCTTCCTCGGCGCTGGCCTGA
- a CDS encoding flagellar basal body rod protein FlgB: MLESVTSAALISALDGLALRQRSIAENIANINTPGYQAKRVQFEEELRRAVDGGSGTVAATVERSLEPTRLNGNNVNLDTETLSNIDTVLRFQFASQAIGGQAASITQAIGQASA; the protein is encoded by the coding sequence GTGCTCGAATCCGTAACCTCCGCCGCACTGATCAGTGCGCTCGACGGCCTGGCCTTGCGCCAGAGGTCGATCGCCGAGAACATCGCGAACATCAACACCCCCGGCTATCAGGCGAAGCGCGTGCAGTTCGAGGAGGAACTGCGGCGCGCCGTGGACGGCGGTTCCGGGACGGTCGCCGCCACGGTGGAGCGGTCGCTGGAGCCCACGCGGCTGAACGGCAACAACGTCAACCTCGATACCGAGACCCTGTCGAACATCGACACGGTCCTTCGCTTCCAGTTCGCCAGCCAGGCGATCGGTGGTCAGGCCGCCTCGATCACCCAGGCGATCGGTCAGGCATCGGCATGA
- a CDS encoding flagellar basal body rod protein FlgC, whose translation MTFDAIGIAGTGLNVHRKWLDALSDNIANVNTATPAGQEAFREKFVTVAAGTDAPGVYVSGVVESDAEAKLVYDPEHPYANEDGYVQYPNVELGDQMSMLILAQRGYEANAAVVDRAKTTYEAALQIGRN comes from the coding sequence ATGACCTTCGACGCGATCGGCATCGCCGGAACCGGTCTGAACGTGCACCGCAAGTGGCTCGACGCGCTCAGTGACAACATCGCCAACGTCAACACCGCGACGCCGGCAGGACAGGAGGCCTTCCGCGAGAAGTTCGTCACCGTCGCTGCCGGCACCGACGCCCCGGGGGTCTACGTGTCTGGTGTCGTCGAGTCCGATGCCGAGGCGAAGCTCGTGTACGACCCCGAGCATCCCTACGCGAACGAGGACGGCTACGTGCAGTACCCGAACGTGGAGCTCGGCGACCAGATGAGCATGCTGATCCTCGCGCAACGCGGCTACGAGGCGAACGCGGCGGTCGTGGACAGGGCGAAGACCACCTACGAGGCCGCTCTGCAGATCGGACGCAACTGA
- the fliE gene encoding flagellar hook-basal body complex protein FliE, with protein sequence MTTPIDAVSAAGVAPLSALSFESGSGTAGSAASAGAFATSLTGAVEGLQQLQSTSNELAVQAVTGDLQDIHQAMIASARAGVTLDLVVAVRDRSVSAFNEIMRMQA encoded by the coding sequence ATGACCACTCCCATCGATGCGGTGTCCGCCGCCGGCGTCGCACCGCTGTCCGCGCTCAGCTTCGAGTCCGGTTCGGGCACGGCAGGCTCTGCTGCCTCCGCGGGCGCCTTCGCGACCTCGCTCACCGGCGCGGTCGAAGGCCTCCAGCAGCTGCAGTCGACATCGAACGAGCTCGCGGTGCAAGCCGTCACGGGCGACCTGCAGGACATCCATCAGGCGATGATCGCCTCGGCCCGCGCCGGTGTCACCCTCGACCTGGTGGTCGCCGTCCGTGACCGCAGCGTCTCCGCGTTCAACGAGATCATGCGGATGCAGGCCTGA